From Triplophysa dalaica isolate WHDGS20190420 chromosome 24, ASM1584641v1, whole genome shotgun sequence:
AGCTTCCAACTCGAAAATACACATTACTAAGTGATCCCAATATcgaaattaaaaaataaattgtatcgCTACAGTTAAAACTAAGTAAACAGACATTTAAACGTATCGCAGACTTGAAAATGCAGGAGACCTTGAAAGCTTTTTCAGTGAAACTGTctataaacataaaaagttGTCTTTCATTCTAGTTTATATAGacctttttattttgattttttaacgtaaaatgaaacattatcaTTTCTTAATTGCATATGTGCGATTAAGATTATTGCGTCTtcatttgagttgtttttaaaatcaagTGCTATGAACATTAAATTATCAGACTAAAACTATGTAAAAAATAACTGTGCGCCTttgtgcaaatatatatatatttttttcatcaaaCAGTAAAAACTAAGggcattaaaataattttaagatcTAGAGTGATTTGCTGTTAAGAATAGTTTTCTGTGGAATCATTGTTCAGGAAGGGGTTTGCTTTGTTAAACATGAACCCTGTTCATGAATAAGGAAGACGCAGGTCAAAAAAGTGTTTGCGTTGTGCTTCTGTTAAGAATcaagtacatttatttatttaactttttatttttttgctatttGTAGCTAAATAAGCATCAGCAAAATTAGTCGAGGTGCACATGATCTTCCCCATAGTGACAACATCTGTAAAGCAATAGGCCTACCTGGAACATACAACAGGAGCAtttaatgaaagaatgaaagtaAGATGTGCTGTAGTATAtacttttttcaaagttttaaatttGGGGGGGCAGTTATgcgttttgttttattattttattttattattatgttatattcattcattattattattatttaaaagtggGCATCCACAAGCAGTCAGCCTGAATGAATAAATCTTTCCAGAATGTTTTTTGCACATGAAAACCTGTTGTTGTGAGAccaatgacacacacaaacagacacatcaATGTGCAGGTATTGACTAACCCTCAGTTTATAGCTTGTGTTATCTTCTAAACCTTTTCTGGCTCCATTTGCTATTGGCTGATGATAGGCCTTGATAGGTTTTTTATTCAGGTAAAGGTGGTTCCTTTAGTTTCATAAAGTTTGTGCTGTTAACAGACAAGAGCTGTTTTTCTGTATGGATTTAGTTTAAAGCCATGACCATAACAAACGTCCGTGGTCTTAGGAGGATGCTGCCTAaggtaaatgtttatttatactcATGTCTCTTGAGCATCTACAGTAATTCCGATTAAGTGTAAGTTACAGGTAGaataatacatactgtatgtgaatgtgttaaAAGACATATGATCACAGGAGGGAGGTCCTATCAGAGGTCTGTACGGTTCTGTCTCAGCACCAAAACCTCGAGGCTGTGATAGACAAATTTGGTGAGCATTTGGATGAAGTTAATGTGGTTTGTTGTGTGTTAGACAGTTTGGAACCTAAATGTTGTTTAACTTCcacaaaattgtttttttcaccatttttgtttattactaATTTTCTTCAATTCAACATTTAAGTATAtgggtttatttatttgttggtgAATCTTCTCGCAGTCTTTAATGATGGGACAGTGAAGAACTTGATGAGTTTGCCTGGAACTGTTATGGTGTTTTATGAAGGCAAGTTACAGGTTCAAATTCCAGCCataaagataaatgaaaatCATCTTTGAGTGTCAGTCTTAAACGTGTTATACAATTACTCTGTATTGTTATGTTCCTTATAGGCAAACGTTATTACAttcctgtgtgtttgtggctAAATGAATGTTATCCAAGAAGTGCCCCTATCTGCTATGTGAAACCCACCCGTGATATGATGATTGTGTCAAGTAGACATGTCAACAGTAATGGACGGATCATGTTGCCTTATCTGGATGAATGGAGACATGTAAGAGGACACGTCAACGGGTCATACTATAAACTTTTGGCATAtcaagaatataaataaaacgttGGACAACTTCTTGATTTGTGTTTGATgtactgcaaaaaataaatatgttttattctcTGTTTTTGTTAATTGCTCTGTTCTTTGTATAGACGCAGTGTGATCTTCACAGTTTGGTTCAGGTTATTATGGCTGTTTTTAGCGAAGTTCCTCCAGTGTGCATGCGTCAAGTCGACTGTGAGTACagtattatttctttattcattccCATCAGAAACATTTTCTATTGAGCTATTGAATCATTTGATCTGATTTTCTACAACCTTACTACAGTTGCACAAATAGACATCTTATAATTTCAAATACTGTATGATAAGTGCACAAAGGTTGTGGATGAagcattcaaaatgaaaatgagagTCAATGTTTTAaggtttggtttaaaaaaaaatgaatacacaatGTGTAtgcaaacagacaaaaaatagACTATTTTGATGATATCAAtgatatgatgatatgtttgtATCGGTATTTAGGTGAAATTACAATTTTCTTTACAGCCGGGTCGGTGGTGGAGGAATTCTCACATGCAATTCTGGATAAAGATAATAATCTTCTGTTCTGcgaaaataatgaaacaaactgttaacttaaaaaaaaagtttttgttaaagTGATTTTACAGATCCAAAGATCACAGAACTGGCAAAAATTTGAACATGTTCAGCAggaatgtaaatattaaaaaatttaacTGAAATGTTATGATTTGTTGTACATTTTCCATTTATAAAttgtatacacaaaataaaaacaattcaaagtcAGTGTGGCGATTTAGTTTCTTAAGTTTATTAATCTCAGTCACAATATGAAACTTATAACTCTGATGATGGTTGTGGCAGTATGTCTGCATGCATCTCACAAGGTATTGTATCTTCCTTTCCGCCTGGCCGTTGGCTTGAGGGTGATCCCGGATGTTAGGCTAACGATGATGTTGAGTTGTTGACAGAAAGCCTTCCATACTCGAGAAATGAACTGGGGACCCCTGTCCGAGACGATATCCTCTGGGATTCCGAAGTTGTGTATGACATGACAGAAGAGAGTTTCGCTAGTGTTGAAGGCAATGGGTAGTTGTGGTAATGGTATGAATTTACAGGCCTTGGAGAATTGATCGACAGCTACCAGAATGCAAGTGTAATGGTCGGACAGGGGGGGGGGGTCGATGAGAAAATCCACTGTGATGTGGTCCAGGGGCATTCTGATATGGGGAGAGGCATAAGTTTACCTTCTGGTAAATGACGAGGGGTTTTGGAGATGGCACAGGTCGAACATCCATTGAAAAATCGGGAGATTTCCTGGGACATATAGGGCAAACAGCAAGAGCAAGAGGGTTGGCTGCCTGGATGCCCAGATCCTGGTACGGAATGTG
This genomic window contains:
- the zgc:123278 gene encoding tumor susceptibility gene 101 protein; translated protein: MTITNVRGLRRMLPKTYDHRREVLSEVCTVLSQHQNLEAVIDKFVFNDGTVKNLMSLPGTVMVFYEGKRYYIPVCLWLNECYPRSAPICYVKPTRDMMIVSSRHVNSNGRIMLPYLDEWRHTQCDLHSLVQVIMAVFSEVPPVCMRQVDCEITIFFTAGSVVEEFSHAILDKDNNLLFCENNETNC